The Triticum urartu cultivar G1812 chromosome 5, Tu2.1, whole genome shotgun sequence genome contains the following window.
CTGTTGTGTTTATATGTCGTGCTCATCTGTGTTCATCATGGTCTCTACTTGATGTGCATATCGGTGGTAAGTTCACCACATTTAAAAGGGGTGATTAGAACGACAACTTGCACACAACCAAACAGTTGTCTGTTGCATCTAGTAATCCCAAAAGCACGCATGTAGATGTCCAAGCACCAGACACACAAGTGCTCGTAGCAATACAAGAGACCAAACGAGTTGCACAACATAGTTTATACCTCGTACTCAGCCAGATCCAGTTGAGCCATAGATGCGGGGAACCGAAACACGGTGTGGTAACCGGACACATCCTTGGTGTGTAGAGTAGAGCCGGGGCTGCGTGAGTACGGGCGAACCTGGCGGCAAGGCGTCGAGGAGCCCATGGACGAACTGTGCGAGCACATCGGCCACACGGGAGCACTTCGAAGTATCGGTCCACCGTGTCTTGCCCGCGCTTCTCGCGTTCCTCAGATCGGGCATGTTGCCGCTCAACTCGCTCGTGCTGGCCCTTTTTGACCGATACTAAAAAAAAAAGAACCATTAGTACCCTCGGTATGGTGGCGAACGTGGCCCAAAGTAACAGAACAGGGTTCAAACGATGGAGTTATCCAGGTTTGACCCTTTGAAAAagataataccctacgtcttgcttcTGATTTGTACTCAAGGTACACTACATGACAATTATCAGTTTAGAACATGGCAAATCCTTCTACGGAAGCACGGAAATGTATCTGTTTTTGCAGGACGAATCCGGGCGTTCAATGGGAATCGTTAAAAAAATTGATGCAAGATTTTTAACATTTAGTAGAGGAAAGAAAAGGCAGAATCCGATCTTGCGAACCGGGATGATGCTGCTGGATAGGACGGACCCCGACGCGACGACACGTGAACCCCAGCGAAACGATGGTTGCCCTTGCCCAGCCTGCGTCGCGTGTAAAAATCCTCCGTCGCCAGCGGCCGTGCCACCTACAGTACGCCCGACCGTGAAAACCGGCGACGACGCTGATACGATATGGTAGCGCCCGTCGGCCACAGGACACTAATCAAGTCGGTGCCCGTGGACGTACAGGCAGGGCACAACGTCACCCGGTACCAGCCACGGTCAGATCCTCGGTCGGAGGTGGAGTGACGGCAAAAAGATAGTTATAATAACCGTATCAAAACTTGTACTGCAGTATGGTTAAACTCGAGCCCTCCTTGTTGTGAGGACTTATTGTTTCAAAATTGTAACCCTATCTTACGGAATAAAACTTTCTTTCACCCGAAAAAAAAGGACAGTATTCTTGATGGTTCGGTTCAGGTTCCATCAGGGAACAACTCAGCCCTACCCTTTGCCGATCGAATGAGCGCGCGACAGACTGACAAAGAGAACAAGACCCAAAGCAACCATAAGCCTGAGGTGGCACTAAAAGCTTGAACAGCTGATTGACCGACCATTAGCAACACAGAAAACGAAACTGATTTCCCATCAATCTACGTCCAAAACGAAACAAGAGTATACACTGTTTTCATCTGGGCGCGGGGTTCCATAGAAGAACAAAATACTACTGTCGACCGGTTTACACACACAGGGCTGCTGTCTGTACAATAGCCATCCTTTGGTTCCAAACATATAAAAGGCGATTGCAATGCTTACATTACACCGAAGTGAACATCTCGATGGTCTGGCCGTGATGCGCGACGAGGGGCTCCAGGATGCTGGTCCATGTGCTGAAGTCGATGGGCGACCCGCCTCCGGGCTGGAGGAAGCCGTTCACGAAGAAGAACGGCGCGCCAGCCACCCCTCTCGTGCACCCATACTGATAAGAATGCAGCAATGGATCCGTAGTTCAGAAAGGTTTTATCCAATGGCAGCGATAACAAACGATTCAAGAAAAGATGCTTGAAGCTGGAATTTCTAACAGTGTACTCGATGCGACAAGTGAAGCTGACCTTGAAAGAAACCCTCGCTGCCATGTCCGACCTCATGTCGCTGAAACCCGACTGGAACTCGGAGACTGAATTACCCACCGCCTGGGCCGCCATCTTCGATATCTCGCCGGTCACAGCAGTGCTCGATATTGACGATGTCGCGCGGTTGGAGAATTTTCCCTGCATGTGTGTCAATTTCGACGTGTTGTCAAGAGTTGTATGAGACAGAAAAGGATGGCGGCAAAGTACCCTGAGTGCACAGCCCTAGTGCTCCTGAGGTGGTATTCTGTTTCGCTCGCCTTCTTGCTTGTCAGGACAGGCAAGGTGGATGTTGGCTGGCTTGTGTTTTTGCTATTTGCGGTGTTCCAGTTTGGCTTAAACCTTGATTTTGTAAGACTTACTTCGTAGAGCCTAAAACTGGTTTCCAGGTTCTAATCGGTTTCTGACAGAATCTGCCAATCGAGCATGACAATGCTAAATCATCGGTCAGGCACTCCAGGGTATTGACAAACTGAGCAAAAACTTTAGAGGTTCTCATATGTGTTCTGCACACATATTGGCAAACCCTGCAGCACACAGATTTGCAAGGCCACACTCCATGATATTAGCAAACAGAGCAAAAGCTTTGAAGGTTCTCATATGCGTTCTGCACACATATTGGCAAACCCTGGAGCGCACGGATGTGCAAACCCACGTAAAGCATGCACTTATATACCTATTTATTACTTGACTGTGATTCCTTGACGAAACAGAGTATGGCatatcataaaataaaataacaCGCACGGATACCAAAAAACTACAAAAGGAAATGCTGCAAATTGGTTATGTAACTTCAAATTTTGAAATCATGAAGTATTTGATGACACGCCCCTGGAGAAGCATTACCCATTTATGGAAAAAAAAACTTGCACAGGTAAATGATAAACCAACATAGGAGTTGCAATGAGGGAAGTATCATAACAAAGGTTACGGGTTAAACTAAAGAATGCAACTGACCTGATTCTTGAAGAACAGCTCCAGCAACGGATAGGTTGATGACGAATTCAACTTGTTAGCTATATGAAGTGCACGGCAGGCATGGTATGAATAGGTGTGGTACCTGCAGTTTTGCAGCACAGTAAAATGGTGTTATAATGAGGTGTATAGCACCTTCTGCTATAAGAATCACATTAGTGCCAGATTCTATCAAGTGAAAATGCAAGGCGAAGCACACTATTTTTTGTGACTGACGCCAGCCAATGAAATTTTACATGTTCAAGTTCAGTATAAATATCGCAGAGACCAACAGGACCAAAATCTGAACCAAATACTGTAGCACACATCTAAATCGATAAAGCCATAAAGGGCCAATGAAACAGGGCCAGATGCTAGGGAAGATCCAGCCAAATTATCAAATTCTAGAGTGTCAATGCCAGGACTATTGGCTATACCTCATCTCCAGAAATATCTGACAACCATTCACAATCCCTTCTACCGCATCTAATCAGTGGCAATATACCTCCCTGTAATCTTACTGTAACTCTAGCCTTTTCCCATGGATCAATCTCAATAGCCAGAGTACACATCGCCCGAGGACAGTCCCACAGATTTTCCATTCCCGAAAGTTACCAAGTTATAACTAATGGAATCACTTGCTGGCTCACTCAGGCCACTCATACTCAGATGAGATTTCAATCGCCTGAATTCGCAATCTCAGGAGACTGTCCCATGTAACCGTGCAGTGGGAGACTGCTCAAATGCGCTATTTTTTTCACTAAGATACAGTCCACATAGTGTGGAGCACAGAGAATCAGAGCAGCCGCTGCTAGCAGGCGAGGGGGGAGAGAGGAACCAAAGGAGCGGATGCGCGGCCGGATCTTACGGGAGAGGAAAGGGATGGACGATGAGGGAGACCATCGGCGAGTAGCGCTCGACGGCGAGCCGGAGCGGGTGCCAGGCGTCGCGGCTGTCGGGGCAGAGCGGGTCGAGGAAGGCCTCGACGAGGACGGCGTCCTTCCAGGCGGCGGCCCCGACCCCGTAGGCGAAgccgtcgtagcgcggcggcACGGAGGCCTGCGCCTGGAGGACGAGGAGGAAGCAGGTGCAGGAGGCGGCCAGCGCGCCGGCCATGAGGAGCCGCCGGAGCAGCGGCGCGCGCTGCGGCAGCAGGGCCCTCGCCATGCCCATTGCTAACGGTTGtcgtgcggcggcggcgccgcTGGTGGTGACCGCGTGGGCGGCTCTGCTACCGTGGGCGGAAGTCAACCGCGCTCCGGCGGCGGTGGTGCGAGTGGGGAGGAGAACGGAAGGAGGACACGATGCAGTCGTCGCCATCGCACAACAAACTTAACTTGATCCAGGGGAGATATTTTTCTCCTCCGGGCGTTTTCGCTGGGATGACATGTGGGCCGCACTTTGGATACTAGATGATGCCCCGCACGTTGTTACGGAAATATTTGCAATATTTCAATGAGATTTTGATTATATAGAACATGAATTCTTGAAACAATAGTTTCTGAAAGTATATAAGAATTAAATGTAAATAGTATAATAAAATGAAATTTTACATGCATGCATGTTGTAGTGGATTTTTAATATGCATAGTTGCATGTTGAGGTGGGCATTTTCTTATGCATGTTGAATGATGAGGTGgtatgcttgcatgttgagaaaAATACcttagtgggggctagctatttagatatagaagattcCCAATTGAATGGAATATGAATGTGGATTTTGTGTTGAGGGAGCACATCTCACTTATATTTTAGAGAAAAAGTTCAGAACTGGGTTAGAAACTTAAAAAAAACATAGATATAGGACTTGTCTTAGCACGACAACTTTCTAACTCTCTATTATAACAAGTTTTGCTTGGCTTCGGCGAGAGAGAAGCGATGATAATAgtgaaaaaataaataaatagaaagTTTCCCTGAATAAAAGACATTAGAATGAGTCATATGGCTGCAAAGTTCCGTGAAGAATATTGTCTTATCCGTGTGTCTTTCCTCCAAGGAAAGACGGCTAGGTTTTGTGCCTCCtgtcggcagcggcagcggcgatCTGCCACGTCTCTTGTGGCCATAGCGCCATGGGTGCACGGTGAATCCCGACCCTTACCGATGGGATGGCTTTGTTCTAAGTGCTTTTCCAAGTTTTATTAGGATTTGTGTCATATTCAGGAAAACGAGACGACGGCGGCTTtttgaagatggaataaggttctccACGCCTATCCCATGTTCCAATGGTGCATCTATCATCATCGGAGGGCGTGTGGAGATGTATTTTCGGCGAATCTCAAGAGATTAGGTTGGTGGTTGTCTTTGGTGAGGGATGTATCTGATGCACCAAGACAATTGGTGCTACCAGTGCACCGGGCGTCCGTTGCCACTAAAAAATGTTCGAAAAATCAGGAAAAAAATAGTGCACTGACACAACATAAATGTATGTTGTCACAAAAAATTAGATCAATATTCGAAACATTGCTCGAGATAAAAAATAACAAATTTGACACTGAATAGTACATAACACAAGTTGAGCTTCAGTTTGGGCCCATTAGCACATTGATGTCAAATTTGTCAATTTTGTATCTTGACCATTGTTTTGATTTTTGATTTGAATTTTTGTGACAAGATACATTGATGTTGTATCGATACATTAAATTTTTCCAGATattttttgaacatttttgaATGTGCAACGAGGTCTGGTGCACCGGTAGCACCAATTGCCTTGGTGCACCAGATACGTTCCCGTCTTTTGTGGATCTGCTCGGATCCGGTCTTTGTTCATCTTTATTCATGTATCTTTCAGTTGGATCCTTTCGATATAAGCTTCTCTTCAACGACGGTTGTTGTTCTGATGTGttggtcctatggggccttagcacgacaaTTTTttgactgtctactacaacaagttgtgttcggctccggcgagggaggggcgatgacgatGGCGCGCCTTCaactcgcttcagtgcttgtagtcatCGCTAGTTGGCCTACGAACTTGATAGTAACCTTTTATTATTTCCAATGTTCattgtactgccatgattgaagatTAATAGATTGAAAGTTTCTTGCAAAAAAAATTTGTAAAGAAAAATCATTCATTCTTGGTTTAGATGAAAAATGAGTGGGAAGATAGAATAACATTTTTAtgagaaaaaaatttgaatttattATTTGTGCACAAATCCCAAATGAATTGGGAGATAAAACTTGAAGGGTGTGTTCCAACGCTCAGTAACCAAGTCTCAATCTGCTCCGGGCCCCCGAGTAGGAGGGGGCCCCGATGGCTTGGTTTCCCCCGGTTTAGCCCATCTGCCCGTTTAACAGATCGTTAGCCCATGTCTGTAACAGATCGAGTGATTCTCAATAAAAAACGAAAGGAATCCTAACAAATTCATTAATTCTCGGCTTGCCCCACGCGCGCGGTCTTCTCGGCTCCTACTTCTTCTCTTTCCCAAACTGGCAACGAATGAGCCATGCCAGTGCCAAGGTCGACGGCGCGCCGCTGGATCTAGTTGTGATTTTCCGCTGCTGAGCGGGATTAATGGAGGAAGGTAATTCGATTTTCCAGATTCCATCAACCTACCACTCAACGGAAATCCCCTCTTTTTATAGCTTTGGCAGATTGCTCGTTTCCTGCAGTTAATCCTCGTACATATTTATATCTTTCTCAGACTCCGATTTCCTGATTTCCTGTATTGATTGGGATTAGAAAAGGAATACTCAAATTTCTGTTTGTGACTCGTATGCAGCACCAAAAGCTTTCGATTTCTCATTTTCTTGCCATGATCCAGGTACCTTGTTTAGTGCCCTTTTTAGCATTTTTATTTACTTAGCAGTGTTCTTAATTTATTGGTTTGGGTGCTAATTAGCAAGATTGCTGTCTATTTGAAATTTTTTATCTGGAAAATATCCATCTGACATTGAGACCAAAAACAAGCATATGAGTTGATTGAGTTCCAGAAAGGAGCTATTGACATTTTTTAGAATACATACAAGTACTTTGATTGCTTCCTGACAAAAAAGATGGTACGTTTACTGCTAGGACTTCTGAGATATTAGCATTAGTTACTGTTGAAGAACAAAACCTAGTGAAAAACAATAGGAAGATAAAAGTTTGAGCAGGCGGGGACGTGATACTAATTCACATAATAAAAAAAATGTAATTGTGGATTGACAAGGGCGACCAACTTTCAGTGTGAACGTTTATGATTCCCGGTTTTCAGAATATTCAAGATGAAAGTCAAACTAAATTATAGTGTACACAGTATTTATTTGCAATTGAAATAGAAAATATATGTATGTGTTTAGGTGGTTTTAGGGTCCCTCATATTGTCTTGCTCCGGGCCTCCGaaatctcaggaccggccctgcCAACCAGGAACAAGTTTAGTATGATAGTCGACCTAACTACCAACCCTCGTCCTTTTCCTtagtggcggctagggtttacAACTTCTCTCCACGCACCACCAGCGAGTTCGTAGATTCGCTGTAatgcccttgatgcggctatatctcccacgtgtcgaaacacgatttagaggcataaccgcattgaaagcaatgtcgcaagtgaggtaatcttcacacaacccatgtaataaaataggggaagaagttacatagttggcttacaatcgccacttcacacaattacatgaataaagcattacatcatccaaatacaatcaaggtccgactacggaaccaaaataaaagaagaaccccaaatgcgacaaaggtccccgatcgaccccaactgggctccactactgatcaactagaacggaaacaacacaaaggacaagatcttcatcgagctcctcctgagcttggttgcgccaactgcacggtctcatcggcacctgcaagctgggtttggaagtatctgtgagccacgtggactcagcaatctcgcaccctcgcgatcaagactatttaagcttatgggtaaggtaaaggtgagaggtggagctgcagcaagcgactagcatatatggtggctaacatacgcaaatgagagcgagaagagaaggcaaagcacggtcgagaatctatgatcaagaagtgatcctagaacaacctacgtcaagcataactccaacaaccgtgttcacttcccggcccccaccgaaaagagaccatcacggttacacacgcggttgattcatttt
Protein-coding sequences here:
- the LOC125510263 gene encoding uncharacterized protein LOC125510263; the protein is MATTASCPPSVLLPTRTTAAGARLTSAHGSRAAHAVTTSGAAAARQPLAMGMARALLPQRAPLLRRLLMAGALAASCTCFLLVLQAQASVPPRYDGFAYGVGAAAWKDAVLVEAFLDPLCPDSRDAWHPLRLAVERYSPMVSLIVHPFPLPYHTYSYHACRALHIANKLNSSSTYPLLELFFKNQGKFSNRATSSISSTAVTGEISKMAAQAVGNSVSEFQSGFSDMRSDMAARVSFKYGCTRGVAGAPFFFVNGFLQPGGGSPIDFSTWTSILEPLVAHHGQTIEMFTSV